The following nucleotide sequence is from Juglans microcarpa x Juglans regia isolate MS1-56 chromosome 6D, Jm3101_v1.0, whole genome shotgun sequence.
GACAAGGATAAACTTCTGCGATTaggtaaatgattttttttctaaacttaatccatttttttttttgtaaatttgatACCTGATTTTCAAAAGTAGTCCTCAAAGTAACCACAGCTTTTAattggaaataatttttcagacaagttcatattttgttaaaaactaCTAATTTATGGAAAATCtcggttttaagattttaaacaGCGAGAACAAATGTCTAACTGAGTTTGAGTTCCATATTTTTCTTGAGGAATGTATGAAGAAATCAAACTGCTTTAGTATGTCTGATCTGAAGCTTGTTTCCCAGTGCGTGTTCTGCCATTTTTATAAATGCAACGTTTGATTGTTTTGGTGGGCAGGTGGTATTTGATTATTCAAGGTTTTTTGTTTGTCATTTGAAGACAAGTCAAGATGGTAAGTGCCTTTTATCTTAATAATGTTTGTTCGGTTTCTAAATTTTCTTTGTATTAACGGTGCATGATCTGAGTGGAGAAATATGTTTACACTTGCAGGTGAAGTTTACGGCTGATGAGCTCCGTAGGATTATGGACTACAAACACAACATTCGTAATATGTCTGTTATTGCGCATGTGGATCATGGTATGggattttacatatattttctttgttcgTATAACCTGACCAAAATATTGGGCTTGTGCCATATTCATGGCTACTGAAACACATTAATGGGTCTTGACAAGAGACATATGGATGGTTTATGCTTCTAATTAAAGCCGGGGTTTTTTTCACGagatttctctctttttttttttttttctcttttttgggtttattaGACTTGTTCTAGTTGTGCTCATTTCATCATATTAACAACGGTTAATATAACGTGCTATCCTTGTTTATCTGTCATTATATTACATCTTTAGTTGGCTTGATACAAGTCTTGATGTTTTTATTTGCCTCCTCAACAGGGAAATCTACGCTTACTGATTCTCTTGTGGCTGCTGCTGGTATTATTGCACAAGAAGTTGCGGGTGATGTCCGGATGACAGATACCCGTGCTGATGAGGCAGAACGTGGCATCACAATTAAATCTACTGGTATTTCTCTCTATTATGAGATGACTGATGAGGCTCTGAAGAGCTACACGGGGGAACGAAACGGGAATGAATACCTCATCAATCTCATTGACTCTCCGGGGCACGTTGACTTCTCATCTGAGGTTACTGCTGCTCTACGCATTACTGATGGTGCACTTGTGGTCGTTGATTGTGTTGAAGGTGTCTGTGTCCAAACAGAAACCGTACTTAGACAGGCCTTGGGAGAAAGAATTAGACCTGTCTTGACAGTCAACAAGATGGATAGGTGTTTTCTTGAGCTCCAGGTTGATGGAGAGGAGGCTTACCAAACATTCCAGAGGGTTATTGAGAATGCAAATGTCATCATGGCCACGTACGAAGATCCCCTCCTTGGTGATGTTCAGGTTTATCCTGAGAAGGGGACGGTTGCCTTCTCCGCTGGTTTGCATGGTTGGGCGTTTACTCTGACTAATTTTGCCAAGATGTATGCCTCCAAATTTGGAGTGGATGAGGCCAAGATGATGGAACGACTCTGGGGTGAAAACTTCTTTGATCCTGCTACAAGGAAATGGACTAGCAAGAACACTGGGTCTCCTACCTGCAAGCGTGGTTTTGTTCAGTTCTGCTATGAACCTATCAAGCAGATAATCAACATTTGCATGAATGATCAGAAGGACAAGCTGTGGCCAATGTTGCAGAAGCTTGGTGTCACTATGAAGTCAGAGGAGAAGGATTTAATGGGAAAGGCATTGATGAAACGTGTCATGCAGACCTGGCTGCCAGCTAGTAGTGCCCTGTTGGAAATGATGATATTTCACCTTCCGTCTCCTGGCACGGCCCAAAAGTATCGTGTTGAGAACTTGTATGAGGGTCCCCTCGATGATATTTATGCTAATGCCATCAGAAACTGTGATCCTGAGGGCCCTCTAATGCTCTATGTATCAAAAATGATTCCTGCATCTGATAAGGGTAGGTTCTTTGCCTTTGGTCGGGTGTTTGCTGGTAAGGTCTCGACTGGGCTGAAAGTTAGAATCATGGGTCCCAACTATGTGCCCGGGGAAAAGAAGGACCTGTATGTTAAGAGTGTGCAGAGAACTGTTATCTGGATGGGGAAGAAGCAGGAAACAGTAGAGGACGTGCCTTGCGGTAACACGGTCGCCTTGGTTGGGTTGGATCAGTATATCACCAAGAATGCTACTTTGACAAATGAGAAGGAAGTTGATGCACACCCAATTCGTGCCATGAAGTTCTCTGTATCGCCTGTCGTTCGTGTGGCTGTTCAATGCAAGGTTGCATCGGACCTTCCCAAGCTTGTTGAAGGACTGAAACGTTTGGCAAAGTCGGATCCTATGGTTGTCTGTTCTATTGAAGAGTCCGGAGAGCACATCATAGCTGGTGCTGGAGAACTCCACCTCGAGATCTGTTTGAAGGATTTGCAGGATGATTTCATGGGTGGTGCAGAGATTATCAAGTCTGATCCTGTTGTATCCTTCCGTGAGACAGTCCTTGAGAAGTCTTCCCGTACTGTGATGAGCAAGTCGCCCAACAAGCACAATCGTTTGTACATGGAAGCACGTCCCTTGGAAGAGGGGCTTGCAGAGGCCATTGATGATGGCCGTATCGGTCCAAGGGATGATCCTAAAGTTCGTTCCAAAATCTTGTCTGAGGAGTTTGGTTGGGATAAAGATCTTGCGAAGAAAATTTGGTGTTTTGGCCCGGAGACTACTGGCCCTAATATGGTAGTGGATATGTGTAAGGGAGTTCAGTACCTGAATGAAATTAAGGATTCTGTTGTGGCCGGGTTTCAGTGGGCTTCTAAGGAAGGTGCATTGGCTGAAGAAAACATGAGAGGTATCTGCTTTGAAGTCTGTGATGTGGTTCTTCATTCCGATGCCATCCACAGAGGTGGTGGTCAGGTCATTCCAACTGCTAGGAGGGTTATATATGCTTCCCAGCTGACTGCCAAACCCAGGCTTCTAGAACCTGTGTACTTGGTGGAAATACAAGCTCCTGAGCAGGCACTTGGTGGTATCTACAGTGTTCTTAACCAGAAACGTGGGCATGTGTTTGAGGAAATCCAGAGGCCTGGTACCCCTCTTTACAACATCAAGGCATACCTGCCTGTCGTTGAATCTTTCGGATTCTCAAGTACGTTGAGGGCTGCAACCTCAGGGCAGGCTTTCCCCCAATGTGTCTTCGATCACTGGGATATGATGTCATCTGATCCCTTGGAATCTGGATCACAGGCAGCGGTGCTTGTGACAGACATTCGCAAGAGGAAGGGCTTGAAGGAGCAGATGACCCCACTTTCGGAGTTCGAAGACAAGCTGTAAAATTCAACGGATCATTATTGATCAAGTAAGTCGTTTTACCCGTGGAGCAAGCAGTTATAAACCTCGGTGAGATTGATTGCCAGGGAATCATCCCTCAACAGCCTCCTCGTTGCTCTCTCTTTCGCTTTAGTTTTTGTGTCCTGTTTTTGAAATATTGTCATGGTAATGTGTCTTAGTGGAATCAACCTCCATTGTTATTGTCGAGTTTgatctttaaatatttctttcaaaGGACAGGATGTAATTTCGTATTGAGTTACATTTactatgttttgaactattccAACTGATGGTTAAGTTATTTAGTTGCCGTGACATGTGACTTTTACAACCTTTTATCTTTCAAATGTTGTTATGTATGTGATGCACAATAAACAGTTGGTGGAAGCCAGTTAACATCCTTTTTATGTTGTGCCATTGTCCCTTTACATCCGGTTTGCTGCCTTTTTTAGGTATATTCTTGGAATGTTTCCCTTTCTATAGCTGTAAATGCAATTTTTGATTTGGCGTCAAAGCTTTAGATACTTTGTTCTGTTGCAAGTTGGCCGTTAAAAATTGTGGTTTCTCCTTCCGCAATATAATGGGATGGGATGGTGAGATTGCATTGTGGGATaattgaggaaaaagaaagaagttgGAGAGACAAGGTAGATGAAGTTACGAATTGATGAAGTGGAGTTACAAAGTctaattaatcaattaatttacaAAGTCTAAGCCATCTGTCTTTGTTcagttgtttataaaataatgtagaTGATTATGGTTCGTCGTTTGGCAccaatattgaataaaattacaTCTCCGGAATAGGCTACGTTTATTCTaggtagaagtatttttgagGATATTTCTTTGGCAGTTGGTTCAAGGCATCAATAGGAAAGGGGAaacattttgttgaaaataaatatggtcAAAGCATGTGATCGTGTTAACTGGAACTTTCTTCTAGAGATTGTGTTAACTGAAACTTTCTTCTAGAGATCTTACGTATATTGGGTTTTTCAAAAAAGTggaggaatattatttttaatgttgtttcATCCCCTTTTTATTCGGTGATGCTTAATGGATGCACCAAAGGATTTTTCAAGGCGTCGGGTGGACTTTGATAAGGTGATCCCctttctccttatttatttattttatctaaggAGATTCTCTCTTGTATGCTTCACAAAGAATTTAATATGGGTTGTATCAAGCCTTTTCATCCTGGTGGAGGCACTTTGATTTCACATTTGTTTTGTGCGGatgatatttgaatttttgctaATGGAGGGAAAGCATCTATTCGGAACCTTATGGGAGTCTTGAATTGGTATGAGTTGATGTCCGGACAATTGATTAATCCAAGTAAGTCTTTGATGTTCTTATCTTCTTCTATTTCGGCTTATCGTAAAAATGGTTTGAAGTTAATGTCGGGTTTTGAGGAGGGTCGTTGGCCTTGTACGGATTTAGGTGTTCCTTTAATTGTGGGCCTTATGGAGAGCTCGTTGCGCAGCATGAATGGAAGGTATTAGTTTTAATCCGGAGAATATTATTCGTGCTGTTAAAACTTTAATTAGAGACCTCTCTAGTAAGATTAAAGCTTTTCGGGGGATGGGAGCTCATGATCAGGCCATTATTGAGCTGTTAGCTTGTCCGGTTGTCCCTCTTGTTGTTAGGCGAGTGAGGCTAATTGCGTGGCAACCTCCTGAGCAGGGGCGAGTAAAACTGAATGTAGATGGAGGATCTTCTGGTAACCTGGGTGACGTCGGTGGGGGTGGTTAGTTATTCAGGACCACCAGGGGGGAGTTGTGGAGGGGTTCATGCACTCTTATGGGCATGCCACAAACAATATCGCTAAATGTAGAGCGCTGGTTGATGGCCTTTTGTTGTGCAGAGATATGGGATTGCAGAATGTATTAGTAGAGACGGATTCATTGATCTTAGTCGGTTGGTTAGTTTCAGGGGTGTGCAAATATTGATTCCTTTGGAATTTCTAGGAGGAAATTAAAGTTCTAGCTTGTGAACTAAATGTTCACTTTCGGcatatttttagagaagctAATATGGTAGCTGATTGTTTGGCTAAGCAAGGAACTCGAGGTATTAGCTCAGATATTTGTGATGTTGATCTCAAGGCCTGATTCGGGATTTGATTCGCATGGATAGATTTGGCATCCCTTATCTTCGTTGCTGAGAGTCTCCTGTTTGGATTGTTGTTTTTCTGGTGgttgggtaattttttttttttttttcactaagtAGCTTGgatttgctttttgttttatgGTATTCATCCACCATAAGTGATGgttgttttaataaatttgggtaGAGGTCACTCTTGAACATGTGACCTCggctcttctttaaaaaaaaaaaaaaaaaaattactatggGGAAAAGGCCTTGAACATCTCTTTAAGCCTTAAGGCaagttaataaaattaatcGTCTTTACCTAGGTCtagtaaaatatataagagCATTTACATTGGATTCTCTATAAATTCTCCTGAACTTTGGCTAAAACACACTTCataaaattctcttaaattTTACCCATATTTCAAAATCGTCATACATCTCATTccttatcatttctctattatattaaaataatatttctctattttttctttattacttttttctctcactttcctttacaaacttaactactaACTCGTCTTTTTCCTCATGTTTTCAACTATTACCTTCTACCtaattttgtaaatacttatttgagtttttttcgagatacaataatagtttttaaattattatgatattaaaaataataattttttttgaatatgtgcATTTTCCAAAGCTATGGTATTTGTAACggataaataaaaatcaagatcatGGTTTTGTTTGAGATGtaacagtaatatttttttggcCTTTGTCTGACGGTaagattttttgtcttttatataatggtaatattttttgtcatttctctAACGGTAACACATTTTCTCTGTGTTGcaatggtaatatttttttattttttctccaacggtaatattttttgtccTATATCTAACGGTAATAATTTTGAGCTTTTTCCTAATTGCCATATTTTCTCTAACGATaaaattttgtgtataaataatAGAACTTTTGGTTCCATTCACATCTTCAACAACCTAagtctcattttatcttaagaGAAATTTCATTCTGCCCTCATCTTCCACTTGCTTCTTAAATGACTCGTTCATTTTTCCGCAAATTGCTACTTAACTTATCATTTGAAGATGAGTTAGAGGTTATTCTTAATGATGATGACGGATCAACATTGAGTTATCATGGCAATTGCCAACATCGTAAGTATATTTGGCGTGATAAAATCCTCTATTTCTTCGTATTCAACATGAGGTAGAGGCTTACGAGGCTTACTTCATCCAAAGAAGAGATAATGCTGGAAGACTCGGTCCatcttctatgcaaaagataaccGTTGCACTTAGAATGCTTGCATATGGA
It contains:
- the LOC121234180 gene encoding elongation factor 2; the protein is MVKFTADELRRIMDYKHNIRNMSVIAHVDHGKSTLTDSLVAAAGIIAQEVAGDVRMTDTRADEAERGITIKSTGISLYYEMTDEALKSYTGERNGNEYLINLIDSPGHVDFSSEVTAALRITDGALVVVDCVEGVCVQTETVLRQALGERIRPVLTVNKMDRCFLELQVDGEEAYQTFQRVIENANVIMATYEDPLLGDVQVYPEKGTVAFSAGLHGWAFTLTNFAKMYASKFGVDEAKMMERLWGENFFDPATRKWTSKNTGSPTCKRGFVQFCYEPIKQIINICMNDQKDKLWPMLQKLGVTMKSEEKDLMGKALMKRVMQTWLPASSALLEMMIFHLPSPGTAQKYRVENLYEGPLDDIYANAIRNCDPEGPLMLYVSKMIPASDKGRFFAFGRVFAGKVSTGLKVRIMGPNYVPGEKKDLYVKSVQRTVIWMGKKQETVEDVPCGNTVALVGLDQYITKNATLTNEKEVDAHPIRAMKFSVSPVVRVAVQCKVASDLPKLVEGLKRLAKSDPMVVCSIEESGEHIIAGAGELHLEICLKDLQDDFMGGAEIIKSDPVVSFRETVLEKSSRTVMSKSPNKHNRLYMEARPLEEGLAEAIDDGRIGPRDDPKVRSKILSEEFGWDKDLAKKIWCFGPETTGPNMVVDMCKGVQYLNEIKDSVVAGFQWASKEGALAEENMRGICFEVCDVVLHSDAIHRGGGQVIPTARRVIYASQLTAKPRLLEPVYLVEIQAPEQALGGIYSVLNQKRGHVFEEIQRPGTPLYNIKAYLPVVESFGFSSTLRAATSGQAFPQCVFDHWDMMSSDPLESGSQAAVLVTDIRKRKGLKEQMTPLSEFEDKL